A genome region from Fibrobacterota bacterium includes the following:
- a CDS encoding RMD1 family protein: MVLLRPRVTSCDLPDSPFYEYRCLMELDTRHLLTIRAFQVAEGIDIKRCRAGFAGELVAAAPGELFFRRKAASPEGTGEREEGYVYVMDYGVVTFAGHGEAEMNSVLESLTQYFEIPLDRRMSEDFRVHAGAQELAFGFNDIHLPAFNADVLRIIMLYVGHSAALDYNESIVDRLLADAGRVALELERYGRLKTSRRNVQKYIGRTLGVRNRMVDNLYIMDAPDITWENEYLDKIDRGMKKTFDVVERFRSLDYQLREIKENLELFAEMLQFRQSNMLEWIIIALFLLETVNLFWH, translated from the coding sequence ATGGTGCTCCTCCGCCCGCGAGTGACATCATGCGACTTGCCCGACAGCCCGTTCTACGAGTATCGTTGCCTTATGGAACTCGATACGCGCCATCTCCTCACCATCCGGGCCTTCCAAGTGGCCGAAGGGATAGACATCAAACGTTGCCGCGCTGGTTTTGCCGGCGAGTTGGTGGCCGCCGCCCCGGGCGAGCTGTTTTTCCGCCGCAAGGCGGCCTCCCCCGAAGGTACGGGGGAGCGGGAAGAGGGCTACGTCTACGTCATGGATTACGGCGTGGTCACCTTCGCGGGGCATGGCGAAGCCGAAATGAACTCGGTGCTGGAGAGCCTTACGCAGTATTTCGAAATCCCCCTGGATCGCCGCATGAGCGAGGACTTCCGCGTGCATGCCGGCGCGCAGGAACTGGCTTTCGGATTCAACGACATCCATCTTCCCGCCTTCAACGCCGACGTGCTGCGCATCATCATGCTGTACGTGGGCCATTCTGCGGCGCTGGACTACAACGAGTCCATCGTGGACAGGCTCCTGGCCGATGCGGGACGCGTGGCCTTGGAACTGGAACGCTACGGACGCCTGAAGACCTCGCGCCGCAACGTGCAGAAATACATCGGCCGCACCTTGGGCGTGCGCAACCGCATGGTGGACAACCTGTACATCATGGACGCGCCGGACATCACCTGGGAGAACGAGTACCTGGACAAGATCGATCGCGGCATGAAGAAGACCTTCGACGTGGTGGAGCGCTTCCGTTCCCTCGACTACCAACTGCGCGAGATCAAGGAGAACCTCGAATTGTTCGCTGAGATGCTCCAGTTCCGTCAAAGCAATATGCTGGAATGGATCATCATCGCGCTGTTCCTGCTCGAGACGGTGAATCTGTTCTGGCATTAG
- a CDS encoding SRPBCC family protein → MRIIKNIIIAVIVLAVVLAGIGFMLPSAYKVERSVTITAPADVVFDQVNDLKKNEAWSPWMKNDPSLQITYSGPEAGKGATSTWTSKKSGNGSQTITESVPGKSISTYLDFGQMGNAQGAWAFSEEGGNTKVTQTMAGDAGKNPFRHLMNLAMDKMIGKYFEQGLNSLKDVSEKRAAEVQAEQAATRQAAVAPAEEPAANAVPPAPTAKKP, encoded by the coding sequence ATGCGCATCATCAAGAATATCATCATCGCCGTGATCGTTCTCGCCGTCGTGCTCGCGGGCATCGGCTTCATGCTTCCCAGCGCCTATAAGGTAGAGCGCTCGGTGACCATAACCGCGCCGGCGGACGTCGTGTTCGACCAAGTGAACGATCTGAAGAAGAACGAAGCCTGGTCGCCCTGGATGAAGAACGACCCGAGCCTGCAGATCACTTATAGCGGGCCGGAAGCGGGCAAGGGCGCGACCAGCACCTGGACCTCGAAGAAATCGGGGAACGGGTCCCAGACCATCACCGAAAGCGTGCCGGGCAAATCCATCAGCACCTACCTCGACTTCGGGCAGATGGGGAACGCGCAGGGCGCGTGGGCCTTCTCCGAGGAGGGGGGTAACACCAAGGTGACCCAGACGATGGCCGGGGACGCGGGCAAGAACCCGTTCCGGCATCTGATGAACCTGGCGATGGATAAGATGATCGGGAAGTATTTCGAGCAGGGCCTGAACTCGCTGAAGGACGTTTCCGAGAAGCGGGCGGCGGAAGTGCAGGCGGAGCAGGCGGCCACCCGCCAAGCGGCGGTAGCCCCGGCGGAAGAACCGGCTGCGAACGCCGTGCCGCCTGCCCCGACGGCGAAGAAGCCCTGA
- a CDS encoding EboA domain-containing protein, translating to MSAQTLLLDWLKTRIPTDGLAWLEEKAALMATGAPDKTIFASFSACVRHAGKAPLSLSAEDLQAARAAVPDWDPSDLWQTADVGEAITLQKALAVVPYPEGHMARAREAIRSNIKAVFEAIAIRNPYPSLHFDTVGWNQMVVKTFFVDVPLALVVGVDRRANPPLARMLDDLAHERWAANRPFPPDLWRCVGPCADAKALADLKKVLTTGSPVERRAAALALKSCPDPQAAAILASDAALEKAARSGSLTWENLNDYA from the coding sequence TTGTCGGCGCAAACCCTGCTTCTCGATTGGCTGAAAACGCGAATCCCCACCGACGGCTTGGCTTGGCTCGAAGAGAAAGCCGCCCTTATGGCTACCGGCGCTCCGGATAAAACCATTTTCGCCTCCTTCAGCGCCTGCGTGCGCCATGCCGGCAAGGCCCCCTTGTCCCTTTCCGCCGAAGACCTGCAAGCCGCCCGCGCCGCCGTGCCCGATTGGGATCCTTCCGATTTGTGGCAGACCGCCGACGTAGGGGAAGCCATCACCCTGCAAAAGGCCCTGGCGGTAGTGCCTTACCCGGAAGGCCACATGGCGCGGGCCCGCGAAGCCATCCGCTCCAACATCAAGGCGGTCTTCGAAGCCATCGCCATCCGCAATCCCTATCCCTCCTTGCACTTCGATACCGTGGGTTGGAACCAGATGGTGGTCAAGACCTTCTTCGTGGACGTGCCTCTCGCGCTCGTGGTGGGCGTGGATCGGCGCGCCAATCCTCCGCTCGCGCGCATGCTGGACGATCTGGCCCATGAACGCTGGGCCGCCAACCGACCCTTCCCTCCCGATCTCTGGCGTTGCGTCGGCCCCTGCGCGGATGCCAAAGCCCTGGCCGATCTCAAGAAGGTGCTGACGACGGGCTCGCCCGTCGAACGCCGCGCCGCCGCCCTCGCCCTGAAATCCTGTCCCGACCCGCAAGCCGCCGCCATCCTCGCATCCGACGCCGCCCTGGAAAAGGCCGCGCGTTCCGGAAGCCTCACCTGGGAGAACCTGAATGACTACGCCTAA
- a CDS encoding M23 family metallopeptidase: protein MSMPPLLRASFFGASLVGVFFAEASPVIAAGPPLKEWDRFEKSVRDQTLPKDSLRALFPPLYRALRGSSPPNIEGGFPPGPAGDSPWVFPVQGYSLASVGKGGFRPAIRYGGSPIQGYDFFDGNRHGGHPAYDIFIRDKDRDCRDDLTGAKVPVLAPTRLLVLSTENEWRPGSGLRGGKYLWALSVDADLLLYFAHLDSLIANPGDTVAAGGRLGMVGRTGTNAYPARSPTHLHFMVLKVGNGVPEPFDYYRLLPRSPRTMASKLKGPAPRQAM from the coding sequence ATGAGCATGCCGCCGTTGCTCAGGGCTTCCTTCTTCGGGGCTTCCCTCGTGGGAGTTTTCTTCGCCGAGGCTTCCCCCGTCATAGCGGCCGGGCCGCCGCTCAAGGAATGGGACCGGTTCGAGAAATCGGTCCGGGATCAAACCCTTCCCAAGGATTCCTTGCGCGCGTTGTTCCCACCGCTCTATCGCGCCCTACGAGGCAGTTCCCCGCCGAACATTGAGGGAGGGTTCCCGCCGGGTCCCGCCGGCGATTCGCCTTGGGTCTTTCCCGTGCAAGGCTACTCCCTCGCCTCGGTCGGCAAAGGCGGCTTCCGCCCCGCCATCCGGTACGGGGGTTCACCCATCCAGGGTTACGACTTCTTCGACGGGAATCGGCATGGCGGCCATCCGGCTTACGACATTTTCATCCGCGATAAGGATCGGGATTGCCGGGACGATCTCACCGGCGCGAAAGTCCCGGTGCTGGCACCGACCCGCCTGCTCGTGCTCTCCACGGAAAACGAGTGGCGGCCCGGATCGGGATTGCGAGGAGGCAAATACCTGTGGGCCTTGTCCGTGGACGCGGATCTACTTCTCTACTTCGCGCATCTGGATAGCCTGATCGCGAATCCGGGAGACACCGTGGCGGCGGGCGGGAGGCTGGGAATGGTCGGGCGCACCGGGACGAACGCCTATCCCGCGCGGTCCCCGACGCACTTGCATTTCATGGTTTTGAAAGTCGGGAACGGGGTTCCCGAGCCTTTCGATTATTACCGCTTGCTTCCGCGTTCGCCTCGCACCATGGCATCCAAACTGAAAGGCCCCGCGCCGCGGCAGGCGATGTAG
- a CDS encoding prolyl oligopeptidase family serine peptidase: MGKIVAYAFVAAFASTLHAQTINLHGKVTNASGQPVANAEVLLMHQGKKTTSGADGSYTLTGTVALARQAPSAQGMSLDQGVLRIAVPRAAKVKVEVFDMKGNLLRMEGVSNASPGQYQWDFGMHSLSDQMMIIKASLGKETRTFRYMPMGDGEAAGEIPAAGFTPAAAFLAKTAADLDMLQVTATGYTTKQVSVTAWDATLDVSLSAPSTGGRSAGCGKTSTLKTGKALTFTPPGGGGARTYNLLVPADYDNNTAYRLIVSIHWLNGTANNVTDGGNGSATIKPYYGLAELANPSGGKSTTIFVAPQGQGNSWPSGQVPFITSLVDMLKGELCIDNSRIFAEGFSMGGSMSYALACEAPDMFRAVAVHSGGPMSGCNKKNKPVPYFMTHGTQDQTCTYPAYGVPQINEFAKLDGCQAMDIPGTLVPTDASGMNPKCADFQGCTDGYPARACIFVGPHTPSPGGSKTWVPAETWKFISQF; this comes from the coding sequence ATGGGCAAGATAGTCGCTTACGCTTTCGTCGCCGCCTTCGCATCGACTCTCCATGCGCAGACCATCAACCTGCATGGTAAAGTGACCAACGCGTCCGGTCAGCCGGTCGCCAATGCCGAGGTGCTGCTGATGCACCAGGGGAAAAAGACGACGAGCGGAGCGGACGGCTCCTATACCCTGACGGGAACCGTCGCCTTGGCGCGGCAGGCCCCGTCGGCCCAAGGCATGTCGTTGGACCAGGGGGTCTTGCGGATCGCCGTGCCGCGCGCGGCGAAAGTGAAAGTCGAGGTCTTCGACATGAAAGGCAACCTCTTACGGATGGAAGGGGTGTCGAACGCTTCCCCAGGTCAATATCAGTGGGATTTCGGGATGCATTCCCTATCCGATCAAATGATGATCATCAAGGCCTCCCTGGGAAAAGAAACACGGACCTTCCGCTATATGCCCATGGGCGACGGCGAAGCCGCCGGGGAAATCCCTGCCGCGGGTTTCACCCCGGCCGCCGCCTTCCTCGCGAAAACGGCCGCCGACCTGGATATGCTTCAGGTCACCGCCACCGGCTACACGACCAAGCAGGTTTCCGTCACCGCCTGGGACGCGACGTTGGACGTTTCCCTGAGCGCCCCCTCTACCGGCGGCCGTAGCGCCGGATGCGGCAAGACTTCGACGCTCAAGACCGGGAAGGCCTTGACCTTCACCCCTCCCGGAGGAGGAGGCGCCCGCACCTATAACCTCCTTGTCCCCGCCGACTACGACAATAATACCGCCTACCGTTTGATCGTATCGATCCATTGGCTGAACGGAACCGCCAATAACGTCACCGACGGCGGTAACGGTAGCGCCACCATCAAACCCTATTACGGGCTGGCGGAACTCGCCAATCCGTCCGGGGGGAAGTCGACCACCATTTTCGTCGCCCCCCAAGGCCAGGGCAACAGCTGGCCGAGCGGCCAAGTCCCCTTCATCACCTCGTTGGTCGACATGCTGAAGGGCGAACTCTGCATCGATAACTCCCGCATCTTCGCCGAAGGGTTCAGCATGGGCGGTTCCATGTCCTACGCCCTGGCCTGCGAAGCGCCCGATATGTTCCGCGCGGTCGCGGTCCACTCCGGCGGCCCCATGAGCGGATGCAACAAGAAGAACAAGCCCGTCCCCTATTTCATGACCCATGGAACCCAGGATCAGACCTGCACCTATCCCGCATACGGCGTGCCGCAGATCAACGAGTTCGCCAAGCTGGACGGCTGCCAAGCCATGGATATCCCGGGTACCCTGGTTCCCACCGACGCCAGCGGGATGAACCCGAAATGCGCCGACTTCCAGGGTTGCACCGATGGTTATCCCGCCAGGGCCTGTATCTTCGTAGGGCCCCATACCCCTTCGCCCGGCGGCAGCAAAACCTGGGTCCCCGCGGAAACCTGGAAGTTCATCAGCCAGTTCTGA
- a CDS encoding DUF2341 domain-containing protein, whose product MFHTGRLCLLSVLIASVPAIADDYSAWAHQKDIYFDTSPDGAGVSADVVSFPVLVRLTAADFPFAQARGSGQDIRFSKPDGTALPFEIDTYDSAAGTAALWVLADTVKGNSKGTLLRLHWGNPSAAAASEPGKVFSHSNGFAAVWHLGGRYQTARPNAVPGGMEAVAGNYDADEQTRGVIGFADSLDGGNPGDFLQTWQPFDSVSREFTFSVWANPASTAPGARFMDFGNGAGKDNVYLSRSNGGDSLHFEIWNGSHASSVTTPGGTLVLGEWQLFAVTVSGKTARIYRNGAEIAAGDLDDTIPALTRGSNFLGRSNWAADAYYQGMLDEPEVSAATRTPDWIKLAYANQQPGQTLLSFAPPVLCDIRFLVPADTSLPEGSALRLSATADCADQFQWSWVDGLPLRLLDPEVKSLSLALPRVTADTAMVLRFSAHFRDSARSRDVRIAIRNVAPDPLFTMPADKAWNGRDSMLIRPVITNLSLIQASPFPDLHAVWTLEGVQVDTASGADEGLWLFSPQAQGDLKVSLCLDNGGPAECGSMTVTVAEPSALGASGAGKLAQGERAGYDVEGRFRRDAFRAGPRFAPTRGSSQARTESHR is encoded by the coding sequence ATGTTCCATACCGGTCGTCTTTGCTTACTCTCCGTCTTGATCGCATCCGTGCCCGCCATCGCCGATGACTATTCCGCTTGGGCCCATCAGAAGGATATCTACTTCGATACCTCGCCGGACGGAGCCGGGGTTTCCGCCGATGTCGTTTCCTTTCCCGTCCTGGTACGGCTTACCGCCGCCGATTTCCCTTTCGCCCAGGCCCGCGGCAGCGGGCAGGACATCCGCTTCAGCAAGCCCGACGGAACGGCTTTGCCGTTCGAGATCGACACCTACGATTCCGCCGCCGGAACGGCCGCCCTGTGGGTTTTGGCCGACACGGTAAAGGGGAATTCCAAAGGGACCCTGCTGCGGCTCCATTGGGGCAATCCCTCGGCGGCCGCCGCGAGCGAGCCCGGCAAGGTGTTCTCGCATTCCAACGGTTTCGCGGCGGTGTGGCACCTGGGCGGCAGGTACCAGACGGCGCGGCCGAACGCCGTGCCCGGCGGCATGGAGGCGGTAGCGGGGAACTACGATGCCGATGAACAGACGCGCGGGGTGATCGGTTTCGCGGACAGCCTGGATGGCGGGAATCCGGGCGATTTCCTCCAGACCTGGCAACCCTTCGACAGCGTGTCCCGGGAATTCACGTTTTCGGTTTGGGCCAATCCCGCTTCGACGGCCCCAGGGGCGCGGTTCATGGACTTCGGCAATGGCGCGGGCAAGGACAACGTGTACTTAAGCCGATCCAACGGCGGCGACTCGCTCCACTTCGAGATCTGGAACGGTTCCCATGCGAGTTCCGTGACCACCCCGGGCGGGACCCTGGTGCTGGGGGAATGGCAACTTTTCGCCGTCACGGTCTCGGGGAAGACGGCCCGCATTTACCGCAACGGCGCGGAAATCGCCGCGGGCGACCTCGACGATACCATACCCGCTTTGACGCGGGGCTCCAATTTCCTGGGCCGGAGCAATTGGGCCGCCGACGCGTATTACCAGGGGATGTTGGATGAACCGGAGGTTTCCGCCGCGACGCGTACCCCGGATTGGATCAAGCTGGCCTACGCCAACCAGCAGCCGGGCCAGACCTTGCTCTCCTTCGCGCCGCCCGTCCTTTGCGACATCCGTTTCCTCGTCCCGGCGGATACTTCCCTCCCCGAGGGATCGGCCCTGCGGCTTTCCGCGACCGCCGATTGCGCCGACCAATTCCAATGGTCATGGGTGGACGGTCTCCCGTTGCGCCTTCTGGATCCGGAGGTGAAATCCCTCTCCTTGGCGCTTCCCCGGGTCACGGCCGATACGGCCATGGTCCTGCGTTTCTCCGCGCACTTTCGCGATAGCGCGCGCAGCCGCGATGTACGCATCGCGATCCGGAACGTAGCGCCGGATCCGCTCTTCACCATGCCTGCGGATAAGGCCTGGAACGGCCGGGATTCCATGCTCATCCGCCCGGTGATTACCAACCTGTCCCTGATCCAGGCCAGTCCCTTTCCCGACTTGCACGCGGTCTGGACCCTGGAGGGAGTCCAAGTGGATACGGCCTCGGGGGCGGACGAGGGCTTATGGCTTTTTTCGCCCCAGGCCCAGGGCGACTTGAAGGTGTCCTTATGCCTGGATAATGGCGGTCCCGCCGAATGCGGGTCCATGACGGTGACGGTGGCGGAGCCTTCGGCGTTAGGCGCGTCCGGCGCCGGGAAGCTGGCCCAAGGCGAGCGGGCGGGCTATGATGTCGAGGGACGGTTCCGGCGGGATGCGTTCAGAGCCGGTCCCCGCTTCGCGCCGACCCGGGGTTCTTCCCAGGCCCGAACCGAATCGCACCGATAA
- the cysK gene encoding cysteine synthase A encodes MAIFNDNSLSIGRTPLIRLNRVVPQGGKVFAKIEGRNPAYSVKCRLGAALIWDAEKKGLLKPGVEIVEPTSGNTGIALAFVAAARGYKITLVMPETMSVERRKVLKAFGARIVLTEGPKGMNGAIKKAAEIRDADPQRYYMPQQFENPANPAIHESTTGPEIWEDTDGKIDILVSGVGTGGTITGVSRFIKKQKGKAILSVAVEPSESPVISQFLAKQEIKPAPHKIQGIGAGFIPKTLDLSVVDRVELINSADSLEFARRLAAEEGILSGVSSGAAVAVAARLAALPEFSGKTIVVILPDSGERYLTGPLFETALSGVAEAKAGDTI; translated from the coding sequence ATGGCCATCTTCAATGACAACTCGCTATCAATCGGGCGGACCCCCCTCATCCGGTTGAATCGCGTCGTGCCCCAAGGGGGCAAGGTCTTCGCGAAAATAGAGGGGCGCAATCCGGCCTATTCCGTCAAGTGCCGGCTCGGAGCGGCATTGATCTGGGACGCCGAGAAGAAGGGCCTGTTGAAGCCCGGCGTCGAGATCGTGGAGCCGACCTCCGGCAATACCGGCATCGCCCTCGCCTTCGTCGCCGCGGCGCGCGGATACAAAATCACCTTGGTCATGCCGGAAACGATGAGCGTCGAGCGCCGCAAGGTGCTGAAGGCTTTCGGCGCGCGCATCGTATTGACCGAAGGGCCCAAGGGGATGAACGGCGCGATCAAGAAAGCCGCCGAAATACGCGACGCCGATCCTCAGCGTTATTACATGCCCCAGCAATTCGAGAACCCGGCCAATCCGGCGATCCACGAGTCCACCACGGGCCCGGAAATATGGGAGGACACCGATGGCAAGATCGACATCCTGGTTTCGGGCGTAGGGACGGGCGGGACCATTACGGGCGTCTCGCGTTTCATCAAGAAGCAAAAAGGCAAGGCCATCCTCAGCGTGGCGGTCGAGCCGAGCGAAAGCCCGGTGATTTCGCAATTCCTGGCCAAGCAGGAAATCAAACCCGCGCCGCACAAGATCCAAGGGATCGGGGCCGGCTTTATCCCGAAGACCTTGGACCTATCCGTCGTAGACCGGGTCGAACTGATCAATTCCGCCGACTCGCTGGAATTCGCCCGGCGCCTGGCCGCCGAAGAGGGGATCCTCTCCGGGGTAAGCAGCGGCGCCGCCGTGGCGGTGGCGGCAAGGCTGGCGGCATTGCCGGAGTTTTCCGGCAAAACCATCGTCGTGATCTTGCCCGACTCCGGGGAACGCTACCTTACCGGACCTCTCTTCGAAACGGCGCTGTCCGGCGTGGCCGAGGCCAAGGCGGGCGACACGATTTAA
- a CDS encoding TatD family hydrolase, giving the protein MTTPKLRYIDPHVHMVSRTTDDYAAMAAAGVVAVIEPAFWVGQPRTEVGTFKDYFASLVGFERFRASQFGIKHYCTIGLNSKEANNEALAEEVIELLPRFAGKEGVVAIGEIGYDEMTKAEEKFFRVQLELAKEMDLPVMIHTPHRNKKVGTSRSMDVCMEHGIPPARVVIDHNNEETCKEVLDRGFWCAFTIYPKTKMGNMRMVDLARKYGSERIIVDSSADWGISDPLAVPKTANLMLENGISAAAVDAMCYRNALLAYGQSGQISESDWLDAATIDPKREFEGNSLLRGGGPETGGPETAGQGSADVRIIK; this is encoded by the coding sequence ATGACTACGCCTAAGCTGCGCTACATCGATCCCCACGTCCACATGGTTTCGCGCACCACGGACGATTACGCGGCCATGGCCGCAGCGGGCGTGGTGGCGGTGATCGAGCCCGCTTTCTGGGTGGGGCAGCCGCGCACCGAAGTCGGCACCTTCAAGGACTACTTCGCTAGCCTGGTCGGGTTCGAACGCTTCCGCGCCTCCCAGTTCGGCATCAAGCATTACTGCACCATCGGCCTCAATTCCAAGGAAGCGAATAACGAAGCCCTGGCCGAGGAAGTCATCGAGCTTTTGCCCCGCTTCGCCGGCAAGGAAGGCGTGGTCGCCATCGGCGAGATCGGCTACGACGAGATGACCAAGGCTGAGGAGAAATTCTTCCGCGTGCAGTTGGAACTGGCCAAGGAGATGGATCTACCCGTCATGATCCACACCCCGCACCGCAACAAGAAGGTCGGGACCAGCCGCAGCATGGACGTCTGCATGGAGCATGGCATCCCTCCCGCGCGCGTGGTCATCGACCACAACAACGAAGAGACCTGCAAGGAAGTGCTGGATCGCGGCTTTTGGTGCGCCTTCACCATCTACCCCAAGACCAAGATGGGCAACATGCGCATGGTGGACCTCGCGCGGAAGTACGGCTCCGAACGCATCATCGTGGACTCCAGCGCGGACTGGGGCATAAGCGATCCGCTCGCCGTGCCTAAGACCGCGAACCTGATGTTGGAAAACGGCATCTCCGCCGCGGCGGTGGACGCCATGTGCTATCGCAACGCGCTCCTCGCCTACGGCCAGAGCGGCCAGATTTCCGAATCCGACTGGCTCGACGCCGCCACCATCGATCCCAAACGCGAGTTCGAAGGCAACAGCCTGCTGCGCGGCGGCGGGCCGGAGACAGGCGGCCCGGAGACGGCTGGCCAAGGGTCGGCCGACGTCCGCATCATCAAATAA
- a CDS encoding DoxX family protein translates to MRFLQPFAEPAFFILRVTAGLMFAFHGLQKTFGILSDFHAAFPSQVWFAGIIELVAGLLITAGLWTRCAAFVASGEMAVAYTQFHWKLAMGKAFFPAINKGEMALLYCVLFLYIACRGAGPFSLDAMVRGERGSKR, encoded by the coding sequence ATGCGCTTTCTGCAACCTTTCGCCGAGCCGGCTTTTTTCATCTTACGCGTAACGGCGGGCCTGATGTTCGCGTTCCACGGCCTCCAGAAAACCTTCGGGATCCTCTCGGATTTCCACGCCGCCTTCCCGAGCCAAGTGTGGTTCGCAGGCATCATCGAACTGGTAGCCGGCCTGTTGATCACGGCAGGGCTGTGGACCCGCTGCGCCGCCTTCGTGGCCAGCGGCGAGATGGCCGTCGCCTATACGCAATTCCACTGGAAGCTGGCCATGGGAAAAGCCTTTTTTCCGGCCATCAACAAAGGCGAAATGGCCTTGCTCTATTGCGTGCTATTCCTCTACATCGCCTGCCGCGGCGCGGGGCCTTTCAGTTTGGATGCCATGGTGCGAGGCGAACGCGGAAGCAAGCGGTAA
- a CDS encoding winged helix-turn-helix transcriptional regulator yields the protein MVYNKAHSDRLSATFAALADPTRRAILARLVEGPANVKELAEPFRMSLPAISKHLKVLEHAGLISRGREAQWRPCKLEASPLKDVADWAEQYRRFFEASFDRLDAYLKGLQTKQKENPEKEK from the coding sequence ATGGTTTACAACAAAGCACATTCCGATCGGCTTAGCGCCACCTTCGCCGCCCTCGCGGATCCGACCCGTCGCGCCATCCTGGCCCGCCTGGTGGAAGGCCCCGCGAACGTGAAGGAATTGGCCGAGCCTTTCCGGATGAGCCTGCCCGCCATTTCCAAGCATCTAAAGGTGCTGGAGCACGCGGGCTTGATCAGCCGGGGCCGGGAGGCGCAATGGCGCCCGTGCAAGTTGGAGGCTTCGCCTTTGAAGGACGTGGCGGATTGGGCCGAGCAATACCGCCGCTTCTTCGAGGCCAGCTTCGACCGTCTGGACGCTTACCTCAAGGGACTGCAAACCAAGCAAAAGGAAAACCCGGAGAAGGAGAAATAA
- a CDS encoding SRPBCC domain-containing protein → MPATRTEPAALKGDREIAITRTFEAPRELVFRAWTEQQHLAQWWGPDGFTITTKTFEFKEGGVWLFTMHGPDGRDYQNKMVFETIRRPERVVYLHPGEEGEGVDFRSVVEFKDVGGKTELSMCMTFDSFQARELVLREHHADQGLGQTMARLGEYLSSMKGKVFEVSRTFDAPRELVWKAYSEAERLKEWWGPKGFGMKIAKLDFRPGGIFHYCMVAPDGKEMWGKFHYREIVKPELMSYVVSFSDAQAGITRHYMSATWPLEVMNITTFTEKDGKTTVTNRGWPINETGEERATYEAAFAGMEMGFKGTLDQLEAYLAKAKVSQGGKA, encoded by the coding sequence ATGCCCGCAACCCGAACCGAACCCGCCGCTCTGAAGGGCGATCGCGAGATCGCGATAACCCGCACCTTCGAAGCGCCCCGCGAACTCGTATTCCGCGCCTGGACCGAGCAACAGCATCTGGCGCAATGGTGGGGGCCGGACGGCTTCACCATCACCACCAAAACCTTCGAGTTCAAGGAAGGGGGCGTTTGGCTTTTCACCATGCACGGGCCCGATGGGCGCGATTACCAGAACAAAATGGTATTCGAGACCATCCGGCGGCCCGAGCGCGTGGTCTACCTGCATCCCGGGGAAGAAGGCGAAGGCGTGGACTTCCGCTCGGTGGTCGAGTTCAAGGACGTGGGCGGCAAAACCGAACTCAGCATGTGCATGACCTTCGACTCTTTCCAGGCCCGCGAGCTTGTGCTTCGGGAGCACCACGCGGACCAAGGCCTGGGCCAAACCATGGCCCGCTTGGGCGAATACCTAAGTTCGATGAAGGGCAAGGTTTTCGAGGTGAGCCGCACCTTCGACGCCCCGCGCGAGCTGGTCTGGAAGGCCTATTCCGAGGCGGAGCGCCTAAAGGAATGGTGGGGGCCCAAGGGATTCGGAATGAAGATCGCCAAGCTGGACTTCCGGCCCGGAGGAATATTTCATTACTGCATGGTCGCTCCCGACGGGAAAGAGATGTGGGGGAAATTCCACTACCGCGAGATCGTTAAGCCCGAGCTGATGTCATACGTAGTTTCCTTCTCGGACGCGCAGGCCGGAATCACCCGCCATTACATGAGCGCGACCTGGCCCCTGGAAGTAATGAACATAACTACCTTCACGGAAAAGGACGGGAAGACTACGGTGACGAACCGCGGCTGGCCCATCAACGAGACCGGGGAGGAACGGGCCACTTATGAGGCCGCCTTCGCGGGAATGGAAATGGGGTTCAAGGGAACCCTCGATCAACTGGAAGCTTACCTGGCGAAAGCCAAGGTGTCGCAAGGAGGAAAAGCCTGA